The Sphingobium aromaticiconvertens genome has a segment encoding these proteins:
- a CDS encoding putative bifunctional diguanylate cyclase/phosphodiesterase, which translates to MQGVTVKSRAAAFAAGAGAVVFILSLLLGGDQGDVMSIGRSLIIAILCGTLSWASAQRTTALTATAIDAATERLLAAAHGDLQSHVPAPIGLELPDLSVAMESLFSQVRTNLDHVQTLALFDQITGLANRTSFCRQVERLLIEQEGERPAALFFIDLDGFKGVNDTLGHAAGDQLLARVAGRLREVVMAQVANGTGDAVIGRLAGDEFTMFFPNLPDRDAALRIARAIQFALGERFDLGSQHVELGASIGIACFPDHGDSLSALLRAADIAMYHAKHEGRGRAEMFTTELALEASDRAELERDLLLALEREEFLLEFQPQIEIISGRAVTAEALVRWIHPERDLIMPGFFVPVAEESGVIVALGDWVMDRVCETAARWHQQGVNQRIAINISTRELGQGDFFLRLRHAMATHRTPPSLLELEITETLAMDLDTRILEQLAALRADGVRIAIDDFGTGYSNLSRLKELPVDIVKIDRSLVRDIAHSAEARTICSAVVGLIQGLGMEVVVEGVESQDQMDLLRVIGCTLFQGFHLARPTAELDYLTRYGAQDAVRARV; encoded by the coding sequence ATACAGGGCGTGACGGTGAAGAGCCGCGCGGCTGCCTTCGCCGCCGGCGCGGGCGCCGTGGTGTTCATCCTGTCGTTGCTGCTGGGCGGCGATCAGGGCGATGTCATGAGCATCGGCCGGTCGCTGATCATCGCCATATTATGCGGCACCCTGAGCTGGGCCTCTGCACAGCGCACCACCGCCTTGACTGCCACTGCCATCGATGCCGCGACTGAGCGCCTGCTGGCGGCGGCCCATGGCGACCTGCAATCGCACGTCCCCGCCCCGATCGGCCTTGAACTGCCCGATCTGTCGGTGGCGATGGAAAGCCTGTTCAGCCAGGTGCGTACCAACCTGGACCATGTCCAGACGCTGGCCCTGTTCGATCAGATCACCGGCCTTGCCAATCGCACCAGCTTCTGCCGCCAGGTCGAACGCCTGCTGATCGAGCAGGAGGGTGAGCGGCCTGCTGCCCTGTTCTTCATTGACCTTGATGGCTTTAAGGGCGTCAACGACACGCTGGGCCATGCGGCGGGCGACCAGTTGCTGGCGCGCGTCGCCGGACGGTTGCGCGAAGTGGTGATGGCGCAGGTCGCCAACGGCACCGGCGACGCCGTGATTGGGCGGCTGGCGGGTGATGAGTTCACGATGTTCTTCCCCAACCTGCCCGATCGCGACGCGGCGCTGCGGATCGCCCGCGCCATCCAGTTCGCGCTGGGCGAGCGGTTCGACCTTGGCAGCCAGCATGTCGAACTGGGCGCGTCCATCGGCATCGCCTGCTTTCCCGACCATGGCGACAGCCTGTCCGCCCTGCTGCGCGCCGCCGACATCGCCATGTATCATGCCAAGCATGAGGGCCGGGGCCGGGCCGAAATGTTCACCACAGAACTGGCGCTGGAAGCATCCGACCGAGCCGAACTGGAGCGCGACCTGTTGCTGGCGCTGGAACGCGAGGAGTTCCTGCTGGAATTTCAGCCGCAGATCGAAATCATCAGCGGCCGCGCGGTTACGGCAGAGGCGCTGGTGCGCTGGATTCATCCCGAACGCGACCTCATCATGCCCGGCTTTTTCGTGCCGGTGGCCGAAGAGAGCGGCGTGATCGTCGCGCTGGGCGACTGGGTGATGGACCGGGTGTGCGAGACAGCCGCGCGCTGGCATCAGCAGGGCGTGAACCAGCGGATCGCCATCAATATTTCTACGCGGGAACTGGGGCAGGGCGATTTCTTCCTGCGCCTGCGCCATGCCATGGCGACCCACCGCACGCCCCCGTCATTGCTGGAACTGGAGATTACCGAGACGCTGGCGATGGATCTGGACACCCGGATATTGGAGCAACTGGCCGCGCTGCGCGCCGATGGCGTGCGTATCGCGATTGATGATTTCGGCACCGGCTATTCCAACCTGTCGCGCCTGAAAGAGTTGCCGGTCGACATCGTGAAGATCGACCGCAGCCTGGTCCGCGACATCGCCCATTCCGCCGAAGCGCGCACCATATGCAGCGCGGTCGTCGGTCTGATCCAGGGGCTGGGCATGGAAGTGGTGGTCGAGGGGGTCGAGAGCCAGGACCAGATGGACCTGCTGCGCGTGATCGGCTGTACGCTGTTCCAGGGCTTTCATCTGGCCCGACCGACGGCGGAACTGGACTATCTGACCCGCTATGGCGCGCAGGATGCGGTGCGGGCGCGGGTTTAG
- a CDS encoding Smr/MutS family protein has translation MAGRRLTADEQALWAKVARTVRIMHGKSAPATLTAEPASAHPPPKDDIVLTRAAPQQRHGPSPRLPVPVLDSSWEKRVRSGTLAPEMSIDLHGHNLTAAHLHLNRALAGALAQGVRTLLVVTGKPRQRNDNSSNSHRGAIRAEIGHWLQTSPHADAIASVRVAHPRHGGDGALYVILRRKK, from the coding sequence GTGGCCGGGCGCAGGCTCACAGCGGACGAACAGGCACTCTGGGCCAAAGTTGCGCGCACGGTTCGGATCATGCACGGCAAGAGCGCGCCTGCAACGCTGACTGCTGAGCCGGCAAGCGCTCACCCACCGCCCAAAGACGACATTGTGTTAACGCGCGCTGCACCGCAGCAACGGCACGGCCCGTCGCCTCGCTTACCCGTCCCGGTGCTTGACAGTAGCTGGGAAAAGCGGGTGCGGAGCGGGACTTTGGCGCCCGAAATGTCGATCGATTTGCATGGCCACAACCTGACGGCAGCCCATCTTCACCTGAACCGGGCGCTGGCTGGCGCGCTGGCTCAGGGGGTTCGCACGCTGCTGGTCGTGACCGGCAAACCACGGCAAAGAAACGATAATAGTTCAAATTCCCACCGCGGCGCGATCCGCGCCGAGATCGGCCACTGGCTCCAGACCAGCCCTCATGCCGACGCCATCGCCAGTGTCCGCGTCGCCCATCCCCGCCACGGCGGCGACGGCGCCCTCTATGTGATATTGCGTCGCAAAAAATAG
- a CDS encoding murein transglycosylase A produces MILRQLGVGLGGVRRPGVALGVALLLSACSGGMIPPGSTGPAPTPPTGPSGENAARPVPATPRPALPVTPPSAVQSADTANAVTAGLTPGPAIDTLIPSGERALAALAAFRISCPALMRRIDQSGLTRGADWNNACAAASSWPESSAAAFFSRYFEAVQVGDGKAFVTGYYEPEISGSRDQRSGYEVPIYRRPTDLIDVNLGQFSDALKGKTIRGKVQGSNFIPYDERAQIVSGALAGRRLELAWAADPIEFFFLQVQGSGRLRLPDGGVMRIGYDGQNGRDYTGIGKLMKDRGLIQAGSMQDIMAYLRANPVEGAAIMNENKSFVFFRELTGAGPLGALGVAVTPEATVATDPKYVPLGAPVLLSLDRAEPNGIWIAQDTGGAIKGANRFDSFWGAGDRARSIAGGMSARGSALLLLPIGAYARLSGAPARNP; encoded by the coding sequence ATGATCCTGCGACAGTTGGGCGTGGGGTTGGGGGGCGTGCGGCGCCCCGGCGTCGCGCTGGGTGTGGCGCTATTGCTGTCGGCCTGTTCGGGCGGCATGATCCCACCCGGTTCGACCGGACCCGCGCCGACGCCGCCAACTGGACCTTCCGGTGAAAATGCTGCGCGGCCCGTTCCGGCAACGCCGCGCCCTGCTCTGCCCGTCACGCCGCCATCCGCCGTCCAGTCTGCCGATACCGCCAACGCGGTGACGGCGGGCCTGACGCCTGGCCCGGCGATCGACACGCTGATACCGTCCGGAGAACGGGCGCTCGCGGCGCTCGCTGCCTTCCGTATTTCCTGCCCTGCCCTGATGCGGCGCATCGACCAGAGCGGCCTGACGCGCGGCGCCGACTGGAACAACGCCTGCGCGGCGGCGAGCAGTTGGCCCGAAAGCAGCGCGGCGGCCTTTTTCTCCCGCTATTTCGAGGCGGTGCAGGTCGGCGATGGGAAGGCCTTTGTCACCGGCTATTATGAACCGGAGATCAGCGGATCGCGGGATCAGCGGTCGGGCTATGAGGTGCCGATCTATCGCCGTCCCACCGACCTGATCGACGTCAATCTGGGCCAGTTCAGCGACGCGCTGAAGGGCAAGACGATCCGGGGCAAGGTGCAGGGCAGCAATTTCATACCCTATGACGAACGCGCCCAGATCGTCAGCGGCGCGCTGGCCGGGCGCCGTCTGGAACTGGCCTGGGCCGCCGATCCGATCGAGTTCTTCTTCCTTCAGGTGCAGGGCAGCGGACGGCTGCGCCTGCCCGATGGCGGCGTCATGCGGATCGGTTATGACGGGCAGAATGGCCGCGACTATACCGGCATCGGCAAGCTGATGAAGGATCGCGGGCTGATCCAGGCCGGATCGATGCAGGACATCATGGCCTATCTGCGCGCCAATCCGGTCGAGGGCGCGGCGATCATGAACGAGAATAAGAGCTTCGTCTTTTTCCGTGAACTGACCGGCGCCGGGCCGCTGGGCGCGCTGGGCGTGGCGGTGACGCCGGAAGCGACCGTCGCGACCGACCCAAAATATGTGCCGCTGGGCGCGCCGGTGCTGCTGTCGCTCGACCGGGCAGAACCCAATGGCATCTGGATCGCACAGGATACCGGCGGCGCAATCAAGGGCGCCAACCGCTTCGACAGTTTCTGGGGCGCAGGCGATCGGGCGCGGTCCATTGCGGGCGGCATGTCGGCGCGGGGCAGCGCCTTGCTGCTGCTGCCGATCGGCGCTTATGCGCGCCTTTCCGGCGCCCCTGCCCGCAACCCATAA
- a CDS encoding Tim44/TimA family putative adaptor protein, protein MYAIVILAMIAGFLALRLYSVLGKRTGHEQQPAPRSADDRAKVAVLQPRSTGEAAPEAARFVEGMIAPGAEAGMRALIAADRNFDVPQFVEGAKSAYKMVLEAFWRGDREELAWLCDADVLASFEEAIAAREAQGHVLDNRVVRIEKAQIIEASVDGRMAEIALRFEADIAAVTRDKDGTVVAGSMTDAVGTNDVWTFSRDIRSADPNWKLSETDEA, encoded by the coding sequence GTGTATGCCATCGTCATCCTTGCCATGATTGCCGGTTTTCTGGCGTTGCGGCTCTATTCCGTCCTGGGCAAGCGCACCGGGCACGAGCAGCAGCCCGCTCCGCGATCCGCCGATGATCGCGCCAAAGTTGCGGTGCTGCAGCCCCGCTCGACTGGCGAAGCTGCGCCTGAAGCCGCGCGTTTTGTCGAAGGTATGATCGCGCCCGGTGCGGAAGCTGGCATGCGTGCGCTCATCGCCGCCGACCGCAATTTCGATGTACCGCAGTTCGTGGAAGGCGCCAAGTCCGCCTACAAGATGGTGCTGGAAGCCTTTTGGCGTGGCGATCGCGAGGAACTGGCATGGCTGTGCGATGCCGATGTGCTGGCCTCGTTCGAGGAAGCCATCGCCGCACGCGAGGCGCAGGGCCATGTGCTCGACAACCGCGTCGTGCGAATCGAAAAGGCGCAGATTATCGAGGCCAGCGTTGATGGCCGGATGGCCGAGATCGCCCTGCGGTTCGAGGCGGACATTGCCGCCGTCACTCGCGACAAGGATGGCACCGTCGTCGCCGGGTCGATGACCGATGCGGTCGGCACCAACGACGTCTGGACGTTCAGCCGCGATATCCGCAGCGCCGATCCCAACTGGAAGCTCAGCGAAACCGACGAAGCATGA
- the secB gene encoding protein-export chaperone SecB, with the protein MADEADTIQNDAVAANGADNSPQIALISQYVKDLSFENPNAPAVYQWQEQPAIDVQFNIGADAVGEDVIEVSLKIEVKATTSQGTAFAVELVYGALFGFRNVPEDQVQPFMLAEAPRLAFPFARRVLADAVRDGGFPPLLLDPIDFGQLYMQQAMAAQATETPLGNA; encoded by the coding sequence ATGGCCGACGAAGCCGATACCATCCAGAATGACGCCGTGGCCGCCAATGGTGCGGACAACAGCCCCCAGATCGCGCTGATCAGCCAGTATGTAAAGGATCTGTCGTTCGAAAACCCGAACGCGCCGGCCGTTTACCAGTGGCAGGAACAGCCCGCAATCGACGTGCAGTTCAACATCGGCGCCGATGCCGTTGGTGAAGACGTCATCGAAGTCTCGCTGAAGATTGAGGTCAAGGCCACCACCAGCCAGGGCACCGCTTTCGCGGTCGAACTGGTCTATGGCGCACTGTTCGGCTTCCGTAACGTACCGGAGGACCAGGTTCAGCCCTTCATGCTGGCCGAAGCGCCGCGTCTTGCCTTCCCCTTCGCCCGCCGCGTGCTGGCCGATGCCGTGCGTGACGGCGGCTTCCCGCCGCTGCTGCTCGACCCCATCGATTTCGGCCAGCTCTATATGCAGCAGGCGATGGCGGCCCAGGCAACCGAGACGCCGCTCGGCAACGCCTGA